From one Salmo salar chromosome ssa09, Ssal_v3.1, whole genome shotgun sequence genomic stretch:
- the LOC106610633 gene encoding kelch domain-containing protein 2 has product MAEMEDIADRLPVEEEDEESERDEEEREFDWVVDEADELDEDAVLLDTEEPFELDQPAERSGHIAVVDGHCMYVWGGYKNSQTTGFIDLYLPRNEIWIYNMETERWKKQMAGGNLHAAMSGSCGVCVDGVLYLFGGHHARGNTNRVFRLPLRTPLLCWEEMKDLKGLAPSCKDKLGCWVHKNRLVFFGGYGYMAQGAHRGTFEYDETSFMGDNPGRGWNNHIHILDLEVSTWSQPVTKGNAPSPRAAHACAKVGNRGYVFGGRYRDYRLNDLYYIDMDSWEWHEMSVPQQGPVGRSWHSLTPVSPDHIFLFGGFTTYRETLSDAWLYCVSKNEWQQYKHNHTQSPRLWHTACSGPDGEVFVFGGCANNLLSHQRAAHSKELLVFMVQPKSLVWFCMEAALQHRELLAASWDCLPKHLLHRLKQRMGGINALGS; this is encoded by the exons ATGGCAGAAATGGAGGACATTGCTGACCGCTTGCCTGTtgaggaggaagacgaggagtccgagagagatgaagaggagagagaatttGACTGGGTGGTGGACGAGGCTGATGAACTCGATGAGGATGCAGTTCTTCTGGACACTGAAGAGCCCTTTGAGTTGGACCAGCCAGCTGAGCGCAGTGGCCACATAGCAGTGGTGGATGGCCACTGCATGTATGTTTGGGGAGGATATAAG AATTCCCAGACTACTGGCTTCATTGACTTGTACTTACCAAGGAATGAAATCTGGATAtacaacatggagacagaacgATG GAAGAAGCAGATGGCGGGGGGTAACCTTCATGCCGCCATGTCTGGcagctgtggagtgtgtgtggacGGCGTCCTCTATCTGTTTGGAGGCCACCATGCCAGAGGAAACACTaaccgg GTCTTTCGGCTCCCTCTCCGAACACCTCTCCTCTGCTGGGAGGAGATGAAGGATCTCAAGGGCCTGGCCCCATCCTGCAAGGACAAACTGGGCTGCTGGGTTCACAAGAATAG GCTAGTATTCTTCGGGGGCTACGGATATATGGCACAAGGAGCTCACAGAGGGACATTTGAATACGATGAAACTTCATTCATG GGAGATAATCCGGGGCGGGGCTGGAACAACCACATTCACATCCTGGACCTGGAGGTGTCCACCTGGAGCCAGCCAGTCACCAAG GGTAATGCCCCATCTCCCCGGGCAGCACATGCCTGTGCCAAGGTGGGAAACCGAGGCTATGTGTTTGGGGGGCGTTACAGG GATTACCGCCTGAACGACTTGTACTACATCGACATGGATTCCTGGGAGTGGCATGAAAT GAGTGTTCCTCAGCAGGGTCCTGTGGGACGCTCATGGCACTCCCTCACCCCCGTGTCACCTGATCACATCTTCCTGTTCGGAGGCTTCACAACATATAGAGAGACACTGA GTGACGCTTGGCTGTACTGCGTCAGCAAGAACGAGTGGCAGCAGTACAAGCACAATCATACACAGAGCCCCAG GCTCTGGCACACGGCCTGTTCCGGTCCTGATGGGGAGGTGTTTGTGTTTGGCGGTTGTGCCAATAACCTGCTGTCCCATCAGCGAGCA GCTCACAGCAAAGAGTTGCTGGTGTTCATGGTTCAACCCAAGTCACTTGTCTG GTTCTGTATGGAAGCAGCATTGCAGCACAGAGAGTTGCTGGCTGCATCATGGGACTGCCTGCCTAAACACCTGCTACACAGACTCAAACAGAGGATGGGAGGCATCAACGCACTGGGGTCATGA